The Vitis vinifera cultivar Pinot Noir 40024 chromosome 7, ASM3070453v1 genomic interval AGAGAGGTGGTGGATTTTGCAAACTATGTAGCCTGTCTCCAgaacttcaaaaattcattGGAGTGCCCGAATTGGCCAGGACTGAGGTATATTGTGAAAGTTCAGGCGaagttttccttttccttttctccacGTTGTCATGAGTTCATCTAGTAGATCAAGGAATTCTCAGAACTGTAATTTATAAGCTCATTATCTTGGTTCTAGGTTGTCAAGCAACTCTGGGTTCATATTAGAGAGAAAGATTTACAAGACCCGAACAATAGGCGAAATATAATATGTGATGAAACATTGCGTGCCCTATTTGGTGTTGATTCCATCAACATGTTCCAAATGAATAAGGCTCTATCAAAGCATATCTGGCCATTGGATTCAGATGATGGTACTGCTTCTactattgtattttattttttatttgaagttcaGTCTGTTCATCTAAATTGGTGGGTCACTGTTGATCACattttccaatgtcatttgaaTGATTTGAGGATTTTGTTCTGACAACTGAACTTTCATGATACTTGACTGTGGTTGATCTATTATGTTCCACTTGAACCGTACTACATCATGTGAATGTAGAGAAGAGAATATTTTGGTCTAATTTTTGTCGTGTTCCTTCTGATTAgcttattattatatatgaaagGCAACACAACTGCATTGTTTCCATAATGTTCTGTATGATGAAGAGAGAAGATCCTAAGAATTGATTGAATTGATGATAGAACTGGAGAAGATCCCATAATGAAAAGTTCTCCAACTGTTGCAATTGTTGTTGATGATGTTTTTGCTATGTTgctaatataattttaaaaattgcatTTGCTATTTTTCCACCAAGGCAAGAATGTTTCTAGAAGTTTGACAATCATTGTTTCTGCATCTAATATTACTAATTTCAACACTGTAACATTTGGATGTGGAAAAAATTGGAGTTCATAACAGTAGTCAAAATGTGAACCCAGTAATGTGTATTTCTGCCTCACATTTGTGAGCATGTGGAAAGGATAATTTATGCTGGAAATGGAGTAGAAGGGCTAAGATCTCATGCTCGTGTTCCCTTTCCAACTTCTTCTCTTGCCATTTATCCTTTATTGCTCTTATCAGCCTATTCTCACATTTTGCCACCCCCTGAAGCTGAGTTCTGGATTGCCAGCACCACTTGTACTTGTTATAAATGCCATGAAACGGCCTCCTTATTCAGGCTTAAAAGAAACATCTCCTTAATTTTCCTCAGGTTTTGTATATGGATTGGTAATTTggaatttaactttaaaatagACAACTTGTAGATGTTGTTGAGCCAAATGATGAATTATAAAGAACTCTGTTTGTTAGTCGCTGTTTTGGCGGCTCTTTTCAATACaattttatctcttttatttaaaacaaaacaaaaaaaaaaaagaactctgTTTGTTGTGAACATTTTGTTTTAGGAATTGCCATATTGGTTAATGTGGTTTCTTAACCAGATCCTGATTTTTGGTGCGACACAATCcctttatattcattttatcaCAAATATATTATCCTTTTCTATGTTATCACTAATCCAGATTTTTGCTCTTGTAGTGATAACAATTTCTTGTAGATGTCTGAAGCATTACTTGTaatgtttttttcttgatttagcTGCTCCAGTAAAGCCAACACCAAAGGAAAAGCAACGGAAGCAAGAAAGAGAAGGTAAGATAATAACTCAGTACTTAGAAGATGTCACAAGACTCAGGATGCTTAGTTGTAGAAGTTGCTTCATATTAATACTTTAGATTGGATTTAAGTCCATATCCACTACTTATTAACTACCTAGTTCATCTTTTGCATCTCCACTCAGTTTTTTTTAGTAGAAAGGTCAACTCATGTTTTTCCCTTATATTTGGTTTAGTTTCACAATTTTGCTTCTCCATTTTAAAGATTCATGTTAATGTCATTTTGAGGAAGCCTTGCTCTACACATTCTCCTCTATCTGGGCTTGAGACTGACAACATGATAGCATTGGTGGAGTTTGTGATATTTTGATGCCAGAATAGACATGACTAATAAATTCAATATCTGACTTATCAGCATCAACTAGTCAAGTAGTTgtttcaacattttttattcCTCCTTGATCTTTTTTTTCCAGATTCAGATGAgccaaaaagaaagcaaaaacgGCAGAAGGGAGGGAATTCAGGTTTTCTTGCTCCTCTTCCACTTTCAGATGCTTTAGTGAAATTTCTTAATATTGAAGAAAGTGCATTGTCACGTGCTGAGgttgtaaagaaaatttggGAATACATAAAGCAAAATAACCTCCAGGTGTGTGATCTCTCCCCTTGTTAAAACCCTTAAGTATGTTGTTGAAGTTTCAAGTATTATCATAGCTAACAAATCTGTGCCATTGCATACATAATTTTCAGTTCAACCatcctttttaatttattgattggTAATTGCTAACCTTCCATACCTTATCATAATTGCTCAAACATGCTCATTCTAACtttagtttttttgcttggatGAAAACAAAGTTGCAGTGTACTATGTGAGAAATTAAAGAGTACCTGTTTCAGATGGGTTCCATAGAGAATAAATATATTTCCTCGTCTTTTAGTTTGTCAATCTCATTTTATAAGAAACCCAGTTGTTGCTAAAGTATCACCCTCACTTATGTTCATCCCCACAATTTTCTAAATGATCAATATCTGTGCACTGTAATGTGTTTGATTCTGGTTATTACTGTTTTCTGATCTGACATTTGTGGTCACCCTTTTATTAAGAAGATTAGAAATTTGATAAAAggatatgagaaaattataaaGCGAAAAACTTGGGAATGTGCACGCATATTTGCATGGAAgcattttaaaatcttttcaaatgaagaaataacatGATCAAATCAAGCAAAGCAGCATTTCAATACTGCTAATTGAAGATTAATTTACTCAATGTACACTTGAACATGTAGAAAGGCACTGACTCTCAGTTTTAATTGAGCCTATTATCTTCTCTAGATTGTATGaccaaattttgaatatatatatatattgtcagATTCAAGGGATACAAAATGGAGAACAGACCTTTAGATAAAAAGAGCAGTGTCCTTACGCATTGTGTGTGTCTTTCATTAGAGACACCTTATGAAACAGTGTCTGCTTTCCCACACTATTAATCAAGAGAATGGATCCACTAGGGTAAACCAATTCAATCAAGAGATATGGGTCCAATGTAACAGGAATTAATCTACCAAGGGGAACGCATACATTAAAAGGACATACTATTTTTTCACATGCATTATATACTTATAAAAGGAGGAGGAACCATTTTATAACGAAAGGGTAAATCAAtctagatcatttttttttccatgatcAGTGCTCATTATTTTTTTGCTAACTTGTCCAATAGGTCTGAAATCACAAGACTTCTTGAAATATGGGGGCTCAGCGATATATAACTACTTATGAACTAGGCCAGCAACTACATACTTGTGTGAGCAATGTAGAGTGTGAAAGACTAGGGTGCTAGAGTGTGATAAAATGGTTTATGAAATCTCTACACTTTTAAAATTGGACCACTAGGTAatctgaaaaaaataataaataaataagtgctCGTTTGGATACACTATATAAAATGCAAGAACTCTTTAAATCTTAACTTGAAAAGACaatgattattaaaaaaaaatttaaaaagattaatgtgttaaaaaaaatttattacctcaaaattttaaaagtaatttttaagaatataagatAAGTCCATACTTCTGTATAAGAGTTAATGTATTTTATATGGAGGTTACTATAACAGAAAAGAAGAAGTGTATCTAAACAAGCACTGAATAAatttaagaaggaaaaaaaaaagagagaaacatAAGTAGGGCCAGTTATGGTTCTGCTTGTTTTACTTTAAAAGGCAGAAACAATTAGTGTCAAATTGGATAcacttctttttcatttttaaaatcagaCACTTCTATATAAAAGTAGAATATCTTGtataaaaagtatatatttaccttatgtctttaaaaattacttttagaaaatttaaaatttgaggtagtaaattttttttgatatcttaattttttaaacagtttttaaaGCTATTGCTTATTCACTGTTAGTCTTTAAGAGTTcttgtatcttatataaaagttactattattttttattttaaaaatagaaaacaggaagtgtatccaaatggaCTTCTAGATTCTAAATACCATTGATAATGAGAAAGATGTGCACACTAGTTTAAACTTTTTTCATTAATGACAATCATGTGGTTAACTGTAATCAGTGTTAGGGGTGACATGGTTTTTTTCGTTCTTAATTGTTAACTTTAGCCACAAGTCCAGTTATGTTTTACATGTCACTGCTTTCAAGTATATCTTTTTTGACGATAAATCTTCTTCAAGATTTGTTTTTGGTGATTCTAGCATTGTGTTAAACTTTTGCCACAAGTCCACTTATGTTTTACATGTCACTGCTTTGAAGTATTAACTTTTTTGACAATAAATCTTCTTCAAGATTTGTTTTTGGTGATTCTAGCATTGTGTTAAACTTTGCCACAAGTCCACTTATGTTTTACATGTCACTGTTttcaagtatatattttttgacGATATATCTTATTCAAGATTTGTTTTTGGTGATTCTAGCATTGGGCTGGCTTAGAATCGGAAACGTTAGGCTGTGTGGTAGAAGTTATTTAATGTCCTTTGGGCTTGGCTTTTTTGGTAGTTAATCTGTCACTAAACAGACTTTCTTACTTTTCTTTGCTTATTCTTGAAGGATCCATCTGATAAGAGGAGAATAATATGTGATGAGAAGCTGAAAGAGCTTTTTGATGTTGACTCCTTCAATGGATTCACTGTTCCAAAACTCCTATCAGCACATTTCATAAAGACAGAACAGTGAGTTGCTCCCAAACTGATATTGTGAAGCCTGTGagaaattgggattttgtttGTGAGCTTAATTTAGTTTCCAACTGTTCTTTTCTTGttgtttctccttttttttttcgtgTTCAACAACCAATAGGGCATACAGAAAATCTGGAAGAAAAAATGATTAACTGCTTCCCCAATTTTATGTCATCAGTTTTGTAGTATCCTGTTTTAGCTGTTGGACTGCTGAAGTTTggatttctctcttttctatCCTCTTCTTTGAAAAGCTCTGAATGACAAGGTAGTAGATAGGTTATTCTTCTGTGATACTTTGACCTCTGACTGTTTTGGTGAGGCAGCTGAAATATGGGAAAGAAATATTTTGAgtcatcatttttttccatgATGGTTGATCAATAGTTATAAGGTTAATGGGCTTTTAAACTGATATCATCTTTCTACACTTATGCTTCatctcttttattattattattattattactatttttgttCTTCCAAAGAAAATTCATGCTCTCTTTGGGAAAggagaaattattttttcaagtaTGAATTTGTGGTGCTGGTTCAATGTTTTTCTTCACAAGGATACAGGTTGTTGTAAGTAATATAATTACTTGAAGTATCCACAAGTCAGTATGAACTTCCCCACATTGATGTCCTCCACCGTCCCATTCGATCCAGTAATGGAATTTTAAGCATAGGATCATAAGCATAACATAGTTTGATCTCATCTGGAAAATCCCGGCTTCTGGTGTTGCCTGAATCCAACagctttccattttcttttccgaCTATATTCAGCGATGTTGTGGCATGGTTTGATGTTCTATGCTTTATAATTATAAGTCTATATCCTGGCAATCCGGCAGCAGGATGCCCTAGTGAATAAAAGTGGATAGCAGCACTGGTTATCTGCCTCTGTTATCATGTGTCCTTT includes:
- the LOC100852962 gene encoding upstream activation factor subunit spp27; translation: MVSDSELVARLHEFLRSSDLNTTTTAIVRRKLEEDFGIDLSGKKAFIREHVDLFLQSQLEKAEEDEGDGGEEEEEEHKSNVKSEGSNGSDSKDENDDDDDEEEEVEESSNGKGAKKRGSKKSNKEVKKRGGGFCKLCSLSPELQKFIGVPELARTEVVKQLWVHIREKDLQDPNNRRNIICDETLRALFGVDSINMFQMNKALSKHIWPLDSDDAAPVKPTPKEKQRKQEREDSDEPKRKQKRQKGGNSGFLAPLPLSDALVKFLNIEESALSRAEVVKKIWEYIKQNNLQDPSDKRRIICDEKLKELFDVDSFNGFTVPKLLSAHFIKTEQ